The Clostridioides difficile genome has a segment encoding these proteins:
- a CDS encoding thiamine pyrophosphate-dependent enzyme produces MAVVFKKTQGLQDTQTHYCPGCTHGIIHRLVGEVLEELGVLGDAVGVVPVGCSVLGYKYFNCDTQEAAHGRAPAAATGIKRVHPENTVFTYQGDGDLASIGTAEIVHAAARGEKITTIFVNNTTYGMTGGQMAPTTLVGQRATTAQSGRNAETQGYPIRVSEMLATLTGAVFVERVAVDTPAHVRQAKKAIKKAFQVQQAGLGFGIVEVLSTCPTNWGLAPNDALQWLRDNMIPYYPLGNFKNVEVEEVK; encoded by the coding sequence ATGGCTGTTGTATTTAAGAAAACTCAAGGGTTACAAGATACTCAAACTCACTACTGTCCAGGATGTACACATGGTATAATCCATAGATTAGTTGGTGAAGTATTAGAAGAATTAGGAGTATTAGGTGATGCTGTAGGTGTTGTTCCAGTTGGATGTTCAGTTTTAGGATATAAATATTTTAACTGTGACACTCAAGAAGCAGCTCATGGTAGAGCACCAGCTGCTGCTACAGGAATAAAAAGAGTTCATCCTGAAAACACAGTATTCACTTATCAAGGTGATGGAGACTTAGCTTCAATTGGTACTGCTGAAATAGTTCATGCAGCTGCTAGAGGAGAAAAAATAACTACTATATTTGTAAACAATACAACATATGGTATGACTGGTGGACAAATGGCTCCAACTACATTAGTTGGACAAAGAGCTACTACTGCTCAATCAGGAAGAAATGCTGAAACTCAAGGTTATCCAATAAGAGTAAGTGAAATGTTAGCTACATTAACAGGAGCTGTATTCGTAGAAAGAGTAGCAGTTGATACTCCAGCTCATGTTAGACAAGCTAAAAAAGCTATAAAGAAAGCATTCCAAGTTCAACAAGCAGGATTAGGATTTGGAATAGTAGAAGTATTATCTACTTGTCCTACAAACTGGGGACTAGCTCCAAATGATGCTTTACAATGGTTAAGAGACAATATGATACCATACTATCCATTAGGAAATTTCAAAAATGTTGAAGTTGAGGAGGTGAAGTAA
- the glmM gene encoding phosphoglucosamine mutase: protein MRKYFGTDGVRGVANTELTCDLAYKLGRAGGFVLAQGDHRVKVVVGKDTRISGDMLEASLIAGLMSVGCDVITVGIIPTPAVAYLTRKYGADCGVVISASHNPVEYNGIKFFNKNGYKLDDEIELKIEEYIDDIDKVDCMPVGENVGRKLHEHYAQRDYVDYLKSIINTDFRGLKVVLDCANGASYKVAPIVFDELGASVISINSSPDGNNINYKCGSTHPEQLQKAVLEHNADLGLAYDGDADRLIAVNEEGQIVDGDHIMILSALNLKKNNKLAQDTLVVTVMSNIGLTIAAKENGIKLSTTAVGDRYVLEDMAKNGYNLGGEQSGHMIFLDYNTTGDGVLSSLILANIILQEKKPLSELASIMSQYPQVLVNATIKNENKTKYMEYPEIKTEIERIESILDGNGRVLIRPSGTEPLVRVMLEGKEEGQIKELATNLANLIQEKLS from the coding sequence GTGAGAAAGTATTTTGGAACAGATGGAGTTAGAGGAGTAGCAAATACAGAATTAACATGTGACTTAGCATATAAACTTGGTAGAGCTGGTGGATTTGTTTTAGCTCAAGGAGACCATAGAGTAAAAGTAGTAGTGGGTAAAGATACTAGAATATCAGGAGATATGTTGGAGGCATCTTTAATAGCAGGCCTTATGTCTGTTGGATGTGATGTTATTACTGTTGGAATAATACCAACCCCTGCAGTTGCATATTTAACTAGAAAATATGGTGCTGATTGTGGTGTGGTTATATCTGCATCTCATAATCCTGTTGAATATAATGGAATTAAATTCTTTAATAAAAATGGATATAAATTGGATGATGAAATAGAGTTAAAGATAGAAGAATATATAGATGATATAGATAAAGTGGATTGTATGCCAGTTGGTGAAAATGTAGGAAGAAAATTACATGAACATTATGCACAAAGAGACTATGTAGATTATTTAAAATCAATAATTAACACTGATTTTAGAGGATTAAAAGTGGTTTTAGATTGTGCTAATGGTGCATCATATAAAGTAGCACCAATAGTATTTGATGAATTAGGAGCAAGTGTAATTTCAATAAATAGTTCGCCAGATGGAAACAATATAAATTATAAATGTGGATCTACACATCCAGAACAACTTCAAAAGGCTGTTTTGGAACATAATGCTGACTTAGGTCTTGCATATGATGGAGATGCTGATAGATTAATTGCAGTAAATGAAGAGGGTCAAATTGTTGATGGAGACCATATAATGATATTGAGTGCTTTAAATTTAAAGAAAAATAATAAATTAGCACAAGATACTTTAGTAGTTACAGTTATGAGTAATATAGGGTTAACAATAGCTGCAAAAGAAAATGGAATAAAACTATCTACTACAGCAGTTGGAGATAGATATGTTTTAGAAGATATGGCTAAGAATGGATATAATCTTGGCGGAGAGCAATCTGGACACATGATATTCTTAGATTACAATACTACAGGAGATGGAGTTCTTAGTTCTTTAATACTTGCAAATATAATATTGCAAGAAAAGAAACCTTTATCAGAACTTGCGTCAATAATGAGTCAATATCCACAAGTATTAGTGAATGCAACAATAAAAAATGAAAATAAAACTAAATATATGGAATATCCAGAAATAAAAACTGAAATAGAAAGAATAGAATCTATTTTAGATGGAAATGGTAGAGTCTTAATAAGACCATCAGGAACTGAACCATTAGTTAGAGTTATGTTAGAGGGTAAAGAGGAAGGTCAAATAAAAGAATTAGCAACAAATTTAGCTAATCTTATACAAGAAAAATTATCGTAA
- a CDS encoding CDP-alcohol phosphatidyltransferase family protein, which produces MKGNDMLDTHARKYVEPFISKGAKFFLKLKLTPNNVTIIALVVGISTSLFIYLDMKVLAIITLWVSGYLDAVDGNMARSSNKTSLFGTLMDITFDRIVEISMILVFGLKMIDVRLNLMILLSSILMSMTIFLTVGALTDKKGMKSFYYQAGVAERSEGFILFTLMILFQSYIGMIANLFSIVVLFTAIQRLLEAKKIL; this is translated from the coding sequence ATGAAAGGAAATGATATGTTAGATACACATGCAAGAAAATATGTAGAGCCATTTATAAGTAAAGGAGCAAAGTTCTTTTTAAAACTTAAATTAACCCCAAATAATGTAACAATAATAGCACTTGTGGTTGGGATATCTACGTCTTTATTTATATATCTCGATATGAAAGTGCTAGCAATAATTACATTGTGGGTTTCAGGATATCTAGATGCTGTAGATGGTAATATGGCTAGAAGTAGTAATAAAACATCCTTATTTGGCACATTAATGGATATTACTTTTGATAGAATAGTAGAAATAAGTATGATTTTAGTATTTGGCTTAAAGATGATTGATGTAAGATTAAATTTAATGATTCTTTTAAGTAGTATTCTTATGTCAATGACTATATTTTTAACTGTTGGTGCTTTAACTGATAAAAAAGGTATGAAATCATTTTATTATCAAGCTGGTGTCGCTGAAAGAAGTGAGGGATTTATACTTTTTACTTTGATGATTTTATTTCAAAGTTATATTGGAATGATAGCAAATCTATTTTCTATAGTAGTTTTATTTACAGCAATTCAGAGACTACTAGAAGCAAAGAAAATATTATAA
- a CDS encoding 2-oxoacid:acceptor oxidoreductase family protein: MSTARVICAGFGGQGVMSMGQLLTYAGMLEGKEVSWLPSYGPEMRGGTANCAVTVSSEPVGSPLITNDATAAILLNIPAFEKFKNDVVPGGKIIVNSSLIKEKVERTDVDVYYIPANELAVELGNDKVANMIMLGAYLKVADTVDIESVLEAFKKVFGPRKEKFVPLNRAALQKGMDATCCGATN, encoded by the coding sequence ATGTCTACAGCTAGAGTAATATGTGCAGGCTTCGGAGGCCAAGGTGTTATGTCTATGGGACAATTACTTACTTATGCAGGAATGTTAGAAGGTAAAGAAGTTTCTTGGTTACCATCTTATGGACCAGAAATGCGTGGAGGTACAGCAAACTGTGCAGTAACTGTATCTAGTGAACCAGTTGGTTCTCCACTTATAACAAATGATGCAACTGCAGCTATATTATTAAATATACCAGCATTTGAAAAATTTAAAAATGACGTTGTACCTGGTGGAAAAATAATAGTAAATAGCTCTTTAATAAAAGAAAAAGTTGAAAGAACAGATGTAGATGTTTATTATATACCAGCAAATGAATTAGCTGTTGAATTAGGTAATGATAAAGTTGCTAATATGATAATGCTAGGAGCTTACTTAAAAGTAGCTGATACAGTGGATATAGAATCTGTATTAGAAGCATTTAAAAAAGTTTTCGGACCTAGAAAAGAAAAATTTGTTCCATTAAACAGAGCAGCTTTACAAAAAGGTATGGATGCTACATGTTGCGGAGCAACTAACTAA
- a CDS encoding ABC transporter ATP-binding protein codes for MSSVKLINLCKSFNKIKVLNNMNLDIKEGEIVSLLGPSGCGKSTTLKLIAGILHPDCGDILLNNESVLDIPIGKRDTVIVFQDYLLFPHMTLYENIEFGLKMKKINRDIRKNKVNELINLVKLEGYENKYPNELSGGQQQRVAIARSLAINPKVLLLDEPFSNLDINLRNEMREFVLGLQKHLKITTILVTHDKEEALMMSDRIAVMLNGEVKQFDTPDNLYENPKSKEVANIFGEKNYLIGNIRNGEFVNDIISIKLDKYKNMNIDNVELMIPKESIILKTSNNDVGREGTILKKRYAGDKIYYDVDIDGTILKVSSNNNLYEINEKVYVFIEQRKILFFTVGL; via the coding sequence TTGTCATCAGTTAAACTTATAAATCTATGTAAGAGTTTTAACAAAATAAAAGTTTTAAATAATATGAATTTGGATATAAAAGAAGGAGAAATAGTTTCTCTTTTAGGGCCATCAGGTTGTGGGAAAAGTACTACTCTAAAATTAATTGCTGGTATTTTACATCCTGATTGTGGAGATATACTTTTAAACAATGAATCAGTATTGGATATACCTATAGGAAAAAGAGATACTGTAATAGTTTTTCAAGATTATTTACTATTTCCACATATGACTTTATATGAAAATATAGAATTTGGCCTAAAAATGAAAAAAATAAACAGAGATATAAGAAAAAATAAAGTAAATGAGCTTATAAATTTAGTTAAGCTAGAAGGATATGAAAATAAATACCCAAATGAACTCTCAGGAGGACAACAACAACGTGTTGCAATAGCAAGGTCTTTAGCAATAAATCCAAAGGTACTGTTATTAGACGAGCCATTTTCAAATTTAGATATTAATTTACGCAATGAAATGAGAGAATTTGTGTTAGGCTTACAAAAACATCTAAAGATAACAACAATATTAGTAACACATGACAAAGAAGAAGCGTTGATGATGAGTGATAGAATAGCAGTTATGTTAAATGGTGAGGTTAAGCAATTCGACACACCAGATAATCTTTATGAAAATCCTAAGAGTAAAGAAGTTGCAAATATATTTGGAGAAAAAAATTATTTAATAGGAAATATAAGAAACGGAGAATTTGTAAATGATATAATTTCTATTAAATTAGATAAATATAAAAATATGAATATAGATAATGTAGAATTAATGATACCAAAAGAAAGTATAATCCTAAAAACGAGTAATAATGATGTAGGAAGAGAAGGGACTATATTAAAAAAGAGATATGCAGGAGATAAAATTTACTATGATGTAGATATTGACGGAACTATATTAAAAGTTAGTAGTAATAATAATTTGTATGAGATAAATGAAAAGGTATATGTATTTATAGAACAAAGAAAAATTCTATTCTTTACCGTTGGACTATAG
- a CDS encoding ABC transporter permease subunit — translation MKSKIINDKIIPYLLIAPISILLILIMGVGIINCISQSLGFFPQIGLEQITLSYYREIFRDSNFLESLIFSLKISLVSSILAVIIGIFLAYIMSQNRFSKVRYMILNIPLVVPHIIVVLLVFIIFSQTGIISRVFYFFNIIKDSAEFILMVSDKDGIGIILVYLWKGIPYITLMVYNILKNINDNLQQVSINLGASKLQTFRYIVLPLAMPTIISSFIIIFAFSFGSFEVPFLIGASTPKALPVQAYLSYASSDLMQRPISMCINVVLSGISFILLIIYDRFFNKISKYNV, via the coding sequence GTGAAAAGTAAAATAATTAATGATAAAATAATTCCATATTTATTAATAGCGCCTATATCTATCCTCTTGATACTTATAATGGGTGTAGGAATTATAAATTGCATCTCGCAAAGTCTAGGATTTTTTCCTCAGATTGGTCTTGAGCAAATTACATTAAGTTATTATAGAGAAATTTTTAGAGATTCTAATTTTTTAGAATCTCTTATCTTTAGCTTGAAGATTTCTTTGGTATCATCAATTTTAGCTGTTATTATAGGTATCTTTTTAGCATATATAATGTCTCAAAATAGATTTTCTAAAGTTAGATATATGATTCTAAATATTCCACTAGTAGTTCCACATATAATAGTCGTATTGTTGGTATTTATAATATTTTCTCAAACAGGTATAATTTCAAGAGTATTTTACTTTTTCAATATAATAAAGGATTCAGCTGAGTTTATTCTAATGGTTTCTGATAAAGATGGAATAGGGATAATTTTAGTTTATCTGTGGAAAGGAATACCTTATATAACACTAATGGTTTATAATATACTGAAAAATATAAATGATAATCTACAACAAGTATCTATAAATTTAGGTGCAAGTAAACTTCAAACTTTTAGATATATAGTGTTGCCACTTGCTATGCCCACAATAATTTCTTCATTTATAATAATTTTTGCATTTTCATTTGGTTCCTTTGAAGTTCCTTTTTTAATAGGAGCATCAACTCCAAAAGCATTGCCAGTTCAAGCATATCTGAGTTATGCTAGCTCAGACTTAATGCAAAGGCCAATCTCAATGTGTATCAATGTTGTATTATCTGGAATAAGTTTTATACTATTAATAATTTATGATAGATTTTTTAATAAAATATCAAAATATAATGTATAG
- the glmS gene encoding glutamine--fructose-6-phosphate transaminase (isomerizing), translating to MCGIVGYLGSRKAAEVIIEGLSKLEYRGYDSAGVAVNGSNCDELNIRKFKGRLSVLAEDLEKNPIDGNLGIGHTRWATHGEPSDVNSHPHFNQAKTIAVVHNGIIENYMEIKEELISEGVKFESQTDTEVIAHLVDKYYEGNLLDAVYKTISKLRGAYALGVICKDHGNELVAVRKDSPLVVGVGEGENFIASDIPALLKYTRDVYFLENGEIVHLKDENVTIYDSNRNVVEKEVFHVTWDVEAASKGGYDYFMSKEIHEQPTGVRETLERRLDDNGNIVLDSINISKEDLDKINKVYIVACGTAYNAGLLGKYAIEKFVNIPVITDIASEFRYSDPFVDENSLVILVSQSGETADTLAVLRDSKAKGARILSITNVVGSSIARESDDVFYTWAGPEVAVASTKAYTTQITSLYMIALDFAIKKGTITREFYDGMISKMKEIPSKIQEILDNEEYIKEVAKTVVSSDHAFYLGRGIDYSLAMEGSLKLKEISYIHAEAFAAGELKHGTIALIEKGTPVIAIATQEKLFEKMVSNMEEVRARGAYVVAIAQSHNKDVEKAAEKIIYIPNSDDILSPILAVVPMQLLAYHVSVLRGCDVDKPRNLAKSVTVE from the coding sequence ATGTGTGGAATAGTTGGATATTTAGGAAGTAGAAAGGCAGCAGAAGTTATCATAGAGGGGCTTTCTAAGCTAGAGTACAGAGGTTATGACTCAGCAGGAGTAGCAGTTAATGGCTCTAATTGTGATGAACTTAATATTAGAAAGTTCAAAGGTAGACTTTCTGTGCTTGCAGAAGATTTAGAAAAAAATCCTATTGATGGAAATTTGGGAATAGGACATACAAGATGGGCAACTCATGGAGAACCATCTGATGTAAACTCACATCCTCATTTTAATCAAGCTAAAACAATAGCAGTTGTTCATAATGGGATAATAGAAAATTATATGGAAATCAAAGAAGAATTAATTTCTGAAGGTGTTAAATTTGAATCTCAAACAGATACAGAAGTAATAGCACATTTAGTAGATAAATACTATGAAGGTAACTTATTAGATGCTGTATATAAAACTATATCAAAATTAAGAGGAGCTTATGCATTAGGTGTTATATGTAAAGACCATGGAAATGAATTGGTTGCAGTAAGAAAAGATAGTCCTCTTGTAGTTGGTGTGGGTGAAGGTGAAAACTTTATAGCATCAGATATACCTGCTTTATTAAAATATACTAGGGATGTTTATTTCTTAGAAAATGGAGAAATAGTTCACCTAAAAGATGAAAATGTAACAATTTATGATTCTAATAGAAATGTTGTAGAAAAAGAAGTATTCCATGTAACTTGGGATGTAGAAGCTGCATCTAAAGGTGGATATGACTACTTTATGTCAAAAGAAATACATGAGCAACCAACAGGAGTTAGAGAAACTCTAGAAAGAAGACTTGATGATAATGGAAATATAGTTTTAGATAGTATAAATATTTCTAAAGAAGATTTAGATAAAATAAATAAAGTTTATATAGTAGCTTGTGGAACAGCATATAATGCTGGATTACTTGGGAAGTATGCTATAGAAAAATTTGTAAATATTCCAGTAATAACTGATATAGCATCAGAATTTAGATATAGTGACCCATTTGTAGATGAAAATTCATTAGTAATATTAGTTAGCCAATCTGGCGAAACAGCAGATACTTTAGCAGTATTAAGAGATTCAAAAGCTAAAGGAGCAAGAATACTTTCAATAACTAATGTTGTAGGTTCGTCTATAGCAAGAGAATCAGATGATGTTTTCTATACTTGGGCAGGTCCTGAAGTAGCTGTTGCATCAACTAAGGCATATACAACTCAAATAACTTCTTTATATATGATAGCTTTAGATTTTGCTATTAAAAAAGGAACAATAACTAGAGAGTTTTATGATGGTATGATTTCTAAGATGAAAGAAATACCATCAAAAATACAAGAAATATTAGACAATGAAGAATATATAAAAGAAGTTGCTAAAACAGTTGTCAGCTCTGACCATGCTTTCTATTTAGGAAGAGGTATAGATTATAGCTTAGCAATGGAAGGTTCATTAAAATTAAAAGAAATATCATATATACATGCAGAAGCTTTTGCAGCAGGAGAATTAAAACATGGAACAATAGCATTAATAGAAAAAGGAACTCCTGTAATTGCTATAGCTACTCAAGAAAAATTATTTGAAAAAATGGTTTCTAATATGGAAGAAGTAAGAGCAAGAGGAGCTTATGTCGTAGCAATTGCTCAAAGTCATAACAAAGACGTTGAAAAAGCTGCTGAAAAAATAATCTATATACCAAACTCAGATGATATTTTATCACCAATATTAGCAGTTGTACCGATGCAATTACTTGCTTATCATGTTTCTGTACTAAGAGGTTGTGATGTAGATAAGCCAAGAAACTTAGCTAAATCAGTAACAGTTGAATAA
- a CDS encoding ABC transporter permease subunit has translation MSKKFNIILNIMFVVIIAPIILLAIWGVVNTWPFPNLLPKEFSLRGFRYILDISNLNIILRSIIISIIVVLVTILLSIPASKALALYDFKGKRFCELLILSPIIIPLISVAMGIHIAFIRIGLANNILGVIIINILPCIPYSVRIITDVYKLIGDNLEIQAKVLGASRFNTFRYVTFPLILPGILGASSMCFIISFSQYFLTLLIGGGSVITYPMIMFPYIQSGDRTIASLYSMLFLIISLFILIIIEYNVKKKYKHIQNTRLF, from the coding sequence ATGAGTAAAAAATTTAATATAATTCTTAATATCATGTTTGTAGTTATTATAGCTCCTATAATATTATTGGCAATATGGGGAGTTGTAAATACATGGCCATTTCCAAATCTTTTACCTAAGGAATTTTCATTAAGAGGATTTAGATATATTTTAGATATAAGTAATCTGAATATTATTTTGAGAAGTATTATAATATCAATAATTGTAGTATTAGTCACTATTTTATTAAGCATACCAGCATCCAAAGCGTTAGCATTATACGACTTTAAAGGAAAAAGATTTTGTGAGTTACTAATATTGTCTCCAATTATAATTCCATTAATATCTGTTGCGATGGGCATACATATAGCATTTATAAGAATAGGCCTAGCCAATAATATCTTGGGAGTAATTATTATAAATATACTTCCATGCATACCATATTCAGTTCGAATAATAACGGATGTTTATAAATTAATAGGTGATAATTTAGAAATACAAGCGAAAGTACTTGGAGCAAGTAGATTTAATACATTTAGATATGTGACTTTCCCTTTGATTTTACCAGGGATATTAGGAGCATCAAGTATGTGTTTCATAATATCCTTTAGTCAATATTTTTTGACTCTTCTTATAGGAGGGGGTAGTGTGATAACCTATCCAATGATTATGTTTCCATATATACAAAGTGGAGACAGGACAATAGCATCTTTGTACAGTATGCTCTTTTTAATAATAAGTTTATTTATCTTGATAATAATAGAATACAATGTAAAAAAGAAATATAAGCATATTCAAAATACAAGGCTATTTTAG
- a CDS encoding ABC transporter substrate-binding protein, whose amino-acid sequence MKKRILTILLCLGLVFGLVGCSNNDKKEEPQKDILKSSNEEILKSAKGTTVNFYGYGGNEVMNKWFDSYVIPKMKKDYDITVKRVGMDIENILNKLLSEKQAGNAKGTIDVVWINGENFKTAKENKLLFGPFVDKLSNYKKYVDSSSEDVTTDFGVKVDGMEAPWGKSQFAVVTDTSKINTKITDAETLKEAIVSNPGKFTYPAPPDFTGSAFVRNIIYDVVGYDKVKNLPEDEAKVKQAIQPAMDYLKEIKPYLWNKGKTYPATSSQLDNMYSDNETYFTMTYAPNVLLGRIENGEFSKSTKAIEFEKGNISNTHFVAIPDNSQNKEGAIALIDFLMSIYAQSSKTETKNWGDTSVLDMKKIPSEDVKKFSETIVLKNSVPELKAGIVPIIEKIWAQEVLESEK is encoded by the coding sequence ATGAAAAAAAGGATATTAACAATATTATTATGTTTAGGACTTGTATTTGGATTGGTAGGGTGCTCAAATAATGATAAAAAAGAAGAGCCTCAAAAAGACATATTAAAAAGTAGCAATGAAGAGATTTTAAAATCTGCAAAAGGTACAACCGTTAACTTTTATGGATATGGCGGAAATGAAGTAATGAATAAATGGTTTGATAGTTATGTAATTCCAAAGATGAAAAAAGACTATGACATAACTGTAAAAAGAGTAGGAATGGATATAGAAAACATTCTTAATAAACTATTGTCAGAAAAACAAGCTGGAAATGCTAAAGGGACTATAGATGTAGTTTGGATAAATGGAGAAAACTTTAAAACAGCGAAAGAGAATAAATTGCTATTTGGGCCCTTCGTAGATAAACTTTCTAATTATAAAAAGTATGTTGATTCATCTTCTGAAGATGTTACTACAGATTTTGGAGTGAAAGTAGATGGTATGGAAGCTCCTTGGGGCAAATCTCAATTTGCAGTTGTAACAGATACATCTAAGATTAATACAAAAATAACTGATGCAGAAACACTAAAAGAAGCAATTGTATCTAATCCTGGAAAATTTACTTATCCAGCTCCACCAGATTTTACAGGAAGTGCATTTGTTAGAAATATAATATATGATGTAGTAGGGTATGATAAAGTAAAAAATTTACCAGAAGATGAAGCTAAAGTAAAACAAGCCATACAACCAGCTATGGATTATCTTAAGGAAATAAAACCATACTTATGGAATAAAGGTAAAACTTATCCTGCGACATCTTCTCAGTTAGATAATATGTATTCAGATAATGAAACTTATTTTACAATGACTTACGCTCCAAACGTATTATTAGGAAGAATAGAAAATGGAGAATTTAGCAAATCTACAAAAGCAATAGAATTTGAAAAAGGAAATATAAGTAACACACATTTTGTTGCTATACCAGATAATTCTCAAAATAAAGAAGGTGCAATAGCGTTAATAGATTTCTTGATGAGTATATATGCACAATCTTCTAAGACAGAAACTAAAAATTGGGGAGATACATCTGTTTTAGATATGAAAAAGATTCCAAGTGAAGATGTTAAGAAATTTAGTGAAACTATAGTATTAAAAAATTCAGTTCCAGAGTTAAAAGCAGGAATAGTTCCAATAATAGAAAAAATATGGGCTCAAGAGGTACTAGAAAGTGAAAAGTAA
- a CDS encoding (Fe-S)-binding protein — MEKNNNDCINCKKCFKVCPMMKEFGDSPKELMIDILQNKSINKNMPYSCMLCGICEVECPKDIDLKEMFFDVRKDIFHDNQKELNDIGYKTIKFHQTNSFSSLFSKQFIKKNTKKIFFPGCSLSSYSSDLVLETYKYLENHIENISLAFECCGKPTLAMGDTNKFDEYYSKIDKLFRENDIDEVIVACPNCFNTIRNNSDIKVISIWEAIKEYGLPENIKNHYDDLNQKFLLHDPCPIRNEHNTHESVREILGFMGIKIIEFEKNRENTECCGSGGMVRVTNNEVAINQTKNRASNEKTDYVISYCQSCCESMLMADKKVLHVLDFIFDVDVINKNKLTQKKTSSIKKWGTRYKAIALAKKMNIET, encoded by the coding sequence ATTGAAAAAAACAATAATGATTGTATAAATTGCAAAAAATGTTTTAAGGTATGTCCTATGATGAAAGAGTTTGGAGACTCACCAAAAGAACTTATGATAGATATTTTGCAAAATAAATCAATAAATAAAAATATGCCATATTCTTGTATGTTATGTGGAATATGCGAAGTGGAGTGTCCAAAAGATATAGATTTAAAAGAAATGTTTTTTGATGTAAGGAAAGATATATTTCATGACAATCAAAAAGAATTAAATGATATAGGATATAAAACAATAAAATTTCATCAAACCAATAGCTTCTCTTCATTATTCTCAAAACAATTTATTAAAAAGAACACTAAGAAGATTTTTTTTCCAGGATGTAGTCTTTCTAGTTATAGTAGTGACTTAGTATTAGAGACATATAAATATTTAGAAAATCATATAGAAAATATATCCTTAGCTTTTGAATGTTGTGGCAAGCCAACGTTGGCTATGGGAGATACAAATAAATTTGATGAATATTATTCTAAAATAGACAAGCTATTTAGAGAAAATGATATAGACGAAGTAATCGTAGCTTGTCCAAATTGTTTTAATACTATAAGAAATAATAGTGATATAAAAGTGATTTCAATATGGGAGGCGATAAAAGAATATGGACTTCCAGAAAATATAAAAAATCATTATGATGATTTAAATCAGAAATTTTTATTACATGACCCATGCCCTATAAGAAATGAACATAATACACATGAGTCAGTCAGAGAGATACTAGGTTTTATGGGAATAAAAATAATTGAATTTGAAAAAAATAGAGAAAACACAGAGTGTTGTGGTTCTGGAGGTATGGTAAGGGTGACTAATAATGAAGTTGCTATAAACCAGACCAAAAACAGAGCAAGTAATGAAAAAACAGATTATGTAATCTCGTACTGTCAATCTTGTTGTGAGTCTATGCTAATGGCAGATAAAAAAGTACTACATGTATTAGATTTTATTTTTGATGTCGATGTTATAAATAAAAATAAATTAACCCAGAAAAAAACATCATCTATTAAAAAGTGGGGTACAAGGTATAAAGCAATAGCATTAGCAAAGAAGATGAATATAGAAACTTAA